The proteins below are encoded in one region of Pan paniscus chromosome 4, NHGRI_mPanPan1-v2.0_pri, whole genome shotgun sequence:
- the LOC129397807 gene encoding elongation factor 1-alpha 1-like, with product MGKEKTHINIVVIGHVDSGKSTTTGHLIYKCGGIDKRTIEKFEKEAAEMGKGSFKYAWVLDKLKAERERGITIDISLWKFETSKYYVTIIDAPGHRDFIKNMITGTSQADCAVLIVAAGVGEFEAGISKNGQTREHALLAYTLGVKQLIVGVNKMDSTEPPYSQKRYEEIVKEVSTYIKKIGYNPDTVAFVPISGWNGDNMLEPSANMPWFKGWKVTRKDGNASGTTLLEALDCILPPTRPTDKPLRLPLQDVYKIGGIGTVPVGRVETGVLKPGMVVTFAPVNITTEVKSVEMHHEALSEALPGDNVGFNVKNVSVKDVRRGNVAGDSKNDPPMEAAGFTAQVIILNHPGQISAGYAPVLDCHTAHIACKFAELKEKIDRRSGKKLEDGPKFLKSGDAAIVDMVPGKPMCVESFSDYPPLGRFAVRDMRQTVAVGVIKAVDKKAAGAGKVTKSAQKAQKAK from the coding sequence atgggaaaggaaaagacTCATATCAACATTGTCGTCATTGGACACGTAGATTCGGGCAAGTCCACCACTACTGGCCATCTGATCTATAAATGCGGTGGCATCGACAAAAGAACCATTGAAAAATTTGAGAAGGAGGCTGCTGAGATGGGAAAGGGCTCCTTCAAGTATGCCTGGGTCTTGGATAAACTGAAAGCTGAGCGTGAACGTGGTATCACCATTGATATCTCCTTgtggaaatttgagaccagcaagTACTATGTGACTATCATTGATGCCCCAGGACACAGAGACTTCATCAAAAACATGATTACAGGGACATCTCAGGCTGACTGTGCTGTCCTGATTGTTGCTGCTGGTGTTGGTGAATTTGAAGCTGGTATCTCCAAGAATGGGCAGACCCGAGAGCATGCCCTTCTGGCTTACACACTGGGTGTGAAACAACTAATTGTCGGTGTTAACAAAATGGATTCCACTGAGCCACCCTACAGCCAGAAGAGATATGAGGAAATTGTTAAGGAAGTCAGCACTTACATTAAGAAAATTGGCTACAACCCCGACACAGTAGCATTTGTGCCAATTTCTGGTTGGAATGGTGACAACATGCTGGAGCCAAGTGCTAACATGCCTTGGTTCAAGGGATGGAAAGTCACCCGTAAGGATGGCAATGCCAGTGGAACCACGCTGCTTGAGGCTCTGGACTGCATCCTACCACCAACTCGTCCAACTGACAAGCCCTTGCGCCTGCCTCTCCAGGATGTCTACAAAATTGGTGGTATTGGTACTGTTCCTGTTGGCCGAGTGGAGACTGGTGTTCTCAAACCCGGTATGgtggtcacctttgctccagtcaaCATTACAACGGAAGTAAAATCTGTCGAAATGCACCATGAAGCTTTGAGTGAAGCTCTTCCTGGGGACAATGTGGGCTTCAATGTCAAGAATGTGTCTGTCAAGGATGTTCGTCGTGGCAACGTTGCTGGTGACAGCAAAAATGACCCACCAATGGAAGCAGCTGGCTTCACTGCTCAGGTGATTATCCTGAACCATCCAGGCCAAATAAGCGCTGGCTATGCCCCTGTATTGGATTGCCACACGGCTCACATTGCATGCAAGTTTGCTGAGCTGAAGGAAAAGATTGATCGCCGTTCTGGTAAAAAGCTGGAAGATGGCCCTAAATTCTTGAAGTCTGGTGATGCTGCCATTGTTGATATGGTTCCTGGCAAGCCCATGTGTGTTGAGAGCTTCTCAGACTATCCACCTTTGGGTCGCTTTGCTGTTCGTGATATGAGACAGACAGTTGCGGTGGGTGTCATCAAAGCAGTGGACAAGAAGGCTGCTGGAGCTGGCAAGGTCACCAAGTCTGCCCAGAAAGCTCAGAAGGCTAAATGA